Genomic segment of Streptomyces alboniger:
CCTTGGCCAGCCACACGACCTTGCGCGCCCGGTCCGCGTCGGTCTTCTTCGAGCCCTCGGCCTTCGCGGCGACCAGCGCCTGCTTCTCCGCGGCCGACGCCTTGACCTCGGCGCTCATGTCGATGCCCTTGAGGCGCGCCTTCGCGGCCTTGGTGACGCCCTCGGTCTTCCCCGACCTCGCGGTGTCGACGACGAGGTCGCCGCCGAGGACGGGCAGGCCGTCGTAGGTGCGCTCGTAGCGGGTGTGGACCGTGCCGTCACGGTCCTTGGTGACGTCGCGGACGACGAGCTTCTCCTTGGCGCCGAGGCCCAGGTCCTTGGCGGTGTCCGCCTTGGTGGCGTTGGCGTCGCGCAGGAGCTGCGCGCGCTGGGCGGGGGAGAGCTTGACGGCGAGCGCGCCGGGGTCGACCTTGCCGAGCTTCTGGGCGGGGGCCTTGGAGGCGGTCGTCCACGGGTCGTCGGCCGAGGCGGGGGCCGCCTGGACGGCGACGGCCAGCAGGGCGGCGACGGCGGACAGGGCGCCGGCCGCGGCGACACGTCTGTGGGAGGTGCTTCTCAACACGGACTCCTTCTGCGCGGCCGCGGGGGTGCGCGGCCAGAGCTACCGAACGGCTGGATCGCTGTCCGGGCAGAGCAAGGCGGAACGCAGAACTGGGCGGTGCACATGGGGTGTTGCGTGTGGGGAACCGCTGGCCGCCCCACGTTGTTGAAAGCCGTGCGGCGGTTGAGGGGAAGAGTGGCACCGGAGCCGGGCGTATGTCAGGGGCGCATCAAGAGTTGGCTGGAATTAGTCCGTTGGCCGGTGCGGTACGTTCACTATGCGGAGCTAGGCGGGAGGCCGTGACGGCCATCCCGGCCCGGGGCGCCCGCGCAGGGGTGAGTGCACGCGCAGGGGCGAGTCCCTGCACAGGGGCGAGTGCCCGCGCGGGGGCGGAGGGCCGCCGTCAGGCGCTCACCACGCTCTCCCGCCACGCCCGGTGGAGATCCGCGAACGAACCCGAGCCCGCGATGAGTTCAGCGGGCCTGCCGTCCTCCACCACCCGGCCGTGTTCCATCACGAGCACCCGGTCGGCGATCTCCACCGTGGAGAGGCGGTGGGCGATCACCACGGCCGTGCGGCCGCGCAGCACCGTGTGCATCGCGCGCTGCACGGCACGCTCGCCGGGGATGTCCAGGGAGCTGGTCGCCTCGTCGAGGATCAGGACCGCCGGGTCGGCGAGCAGGGCCCGGGCGAAGGCCACCAGCTGGCGCTGGCCCGCCGAGATCCGGCCACCCCGTTTGCGTACGTCCGTGTCGTAGCCGTCCGGCAGCGACGTGATGAAGTCGTGGGCGCCGATGGCCACGGCGGCCTGTTCGATCTCCTCGCGGGTGGCGTCGGGGCGGCCGATCGCGATGTTCTCGGCGACGGTCCCGGAGAACAGGAACGCCTCCTGCGTCACCATGACGACCCCGCGCCGCAGCTCGGCCCCCGACAGCTCCCGCAGGTCGACGCCGTCCAGCAGGACGCGGCCCTCCGTGGGGTCGTAGAAGCGGGCGAGCAGCTTGGCCAGCGTGGACTTGCCCGCACCGGTCGAGCCGACCACGGCGACGGTCTGCCCGGCGGGCAGCGTCAGGTCGAAGCGGGGCAGGACCTCGCCGCCCGTGCGGTAGGCGAAGCGCACCCCGTCGAAGCGCACCTCGCGGCCCGGGTGGCCGGACTCGCGGACCGGCAGCGGGCGCGTGGCGGACGCCTCCGGCTCGGGCACGGCCGGGGTCTGGGCGAGCAGCCCCGCCACCTTCTCCAGGGAAGCGGCCGCCGACTGATAGGAGTTGAGGAACATGCCGAGCCGGTCGATCGGGTCGTACAGCCGCCGCAGATACAGCACGGCCGCCGCGAGGACGCCGAGCGCGAGCCCGCCGTCCGCGACGCGGTGCGCGCCCCACAGGACGATGGCGGCGACGGCGACGTTGGCGACCAGCCGCGAGCCGACGACGTAGCGGGCCATCTCCAGCATGGCGTCGCCGTTGCTCCGCTCGTGCCGGCGGTTGAGCACGGCGAACTCCGCGTCGTTGGCCCGTTCCCTGCGGAAGGCCCGCACCGGCCGGATGCCGTTCACCGTCTCCGCGAACTTCACGATGACCCCGGCGATCGCGGTCGAGCGGGTGCGGAACATCGCCCCGGCGCGCCGCTGGTAGAGGCGTACGAGGAGGTAGAGCGGCACGAAGGAGGCCACCGCCAGCCCGCCGAGGCCCAGATCGAGCCAGAGCAGCATCGCCGAGATGTAGACGAACGAGAGCAGGACGGTGATCAGTTCCTGGAGTCCCTCGCTGAGCAGTTCGCGCAGCGACTCCACGTCGGTGGTGGAGCGGGAGATCAGCCGCCCCGAGGTGTACCGCTCGTGGAAGTCGACGCTGAGCGCCTGCGCGTGCCGGAAGATGCGGCCGCGCAGATCGAGCAGCACGTCCTGGTTGACGCGCGCGGAGGCGACGATGAACGCGTACTGGAGGGCGCCCGACGCGCCCGCGCAGAGCAGATAGCCGACGGCGATCGCGATCAACGGGCCGTAGTCGTCGGCGCGCACGGCGGGTACGCCGCTGTCGATGGCGTACGCGACGAGCAGCGGGCCCGCCTGCACGACGGCCTGCTGGACGAGCAGCAGCACGGCGGCGAGGGCGACGCGGGCGCGCAGCGGGGAGAGCAGCGAGCGCAGGAGGGCGCGGGTGGCGCCGGGCGGTGTGGGGAGGTCGTCCTTGTCGAAGGGGTCGTCCTCCGCGCCGGCGGGCTTGTCCGGTACGGGGGGTTCCGTGCGGCTGTCCGTGGGCGGGGTGGGGCCGTGCGCGGGCCGCGGCCGATCCGGCTCCGGCTCCGGCTCGGGCCCCGTGCTCCGTGACGTGGACGTCGACGAGGTGGTCATCGGGCAGCCTCCTCGGCAGCGTGGTCGGCGCGGTTCCCGGTCTCGGTGCCCGACATCAGCCAGGCGTACTCCGCGTTCTCCCGCAGCAGTTCCTGGTGCGTGCCGACGGCGGCGACGCGTCCGCCGGACAGCAGGGCGACGCGGTCGGCGAGCTGCACCGTGGAGGGGCGGTGGGCGACGATCAGCGCGGTCGTGTCCGCGAGGACCCGCCGCAGCGCCGCCTCCACCAGCGCCTCCGTATGGACGTCCAGCGCGGAGAGCGGGTCGTCGAGGACCAGGAAGCGGGGGCGGCCCACCACCGCGCGGGCCAGGGCGAGGCGCTGGCGCTGGCCGCCGGAGAGGCTCAGGCCCTGCTCGCCGACCTGTGTGCCGGTGCCCTGCGGGAGGGCGTGTACGAAGTCGGCCTGCGCCACGTCCAGGGCGCGGGCCAACTCGGCCTCCCCGGCGCTCTCTTCGGCGCCCATCAGGACGTTCTCGCCGACCGTCGCGGAGAACAGCGTCGGCTCCTCGAAGGCGACGGCCACCAGCGTGCGCAGCCGCTCGCGGTCCATCGCCGTGATGTCGACGCCGTCGAGGGTGATGCGCCCGCCGGTCACCTCGTGCAGCCTCGGCACCAGCGCGGTGAGCGTCGTCTTGCCGCTGCCGGTCGCGCCGACGACGGCCATGGTCTCGCCGGGCCGGATGTG
This window contains:
- a CDS encoding ABC transporter ATP-binding protein; the encoded protein is MTTSSTSTSRSTGPEPEPEPDRPRPAHGPTPPTDSRTEPPVPDKPAGAEDDPFDKDDLPTPPGATRALLRSLLSPLRARVALAAVLLLVQQAVVQAGPLLVAYAIDSGVPAVRADDYGPLIAIAVGYLLCAGASGALQYAFIVASARVNQDVLLDLRGRIFRHAQALSVDFHERYTSGRLISRSTTDVESLRELLSEGLQELITVLLSFVYISAMLLWLDLGLGGLAVASFVPLYLLVRLYQRRAGAMFRTRSTAIAGVIVKFAETVNGIRPVRAFRRERANDAEFAVLNRRHERSNGDAMLEMARYVVGSRLVANVAVAAIVLWGAHRVADGGLALGVLAAAVLYLRRLYDPIDRLGMFLNSYQSAAASLEKVAGLLAQTPAVPEPEASATRPLPVRESGHPGREVRFDGVRFAYRTGGEVLPRFDLTLPAGQTVAVVGSTGAGKSTLAKLLARFYDPTEGRVLLDGVDLRELSGAELRRGVVMVTQEAFLFSGTVAENIAIGRPDATREEIEQAAVAIGAHDFITSLPDGYDTDVRKRGGRISAGQRQLVAFARALLADPAVLILDEATSSLDIPGERAVQRAMHTVLRGRTAVVIAHRLSTVEIADRVLVMEHGRVVEDGRPAELIAGSGSFADLHRAWRESVVSA